The Acidobacteriota bacterium DNA segment AGGAACTCCCGGAAGACGGCGGGGAAGATCGTTATGACGTCGATCCGCATACCTCGATCAGTCCCTCCGGCAGGTCGCTCTTGATCAGGCCTGCGCCGATATCGATCTCCGGCAGCAGCGCGCCGGCGAACGGAACCAGCACCGAGCCGCCGTCACGCGCCGCCACGTCGAGCAGGACGCCGCCACCGTCCTCCACCACCGCGGCGACCTCCCCGAGTTCTCCAAGCCTCCTGTCGACGACCCGGCAGCCCACGAGCTGGAAGTAGTAGAACGTGCCGTCCTCGGCCGCAGGAACCTGGTCCTCCGGCACCTCGAGCAGGGCGCCGCGGAGCGCCTCCGCGCCGTCGCGGTCCGTCACGTCGGCGAAGCGCACGAGCTGCATGCCGCGATGCGGCCGGCTCGACGCCACCTCCAGCCGCCGGACCTGGCCCCCTACCTCGGCGAGAAGCCTGGAGCCCTTCCGGAACCGGTCCGGATTCTCGCTGTCCGCGTCGACCAGCACCTCGCCCCGCAGTCCGTGGGCACGCAGGACGGCGCCGACCGTCACCATCTCCGCTCCTTCGCTACCGGTCGACTGCGGCGGCTGTTTCATCTCTGGCCCTTCGGGAGTGCGGACCGCCCGCCACCTGACTGTCAGTCGGGTTCGACGATCTCGACCTCGTAG contains these protein-coding regions:
- the rimM gene encoding ribosome maturation factor RimM (Essential for efficient processing of 16S rRNA), coding for MKQPPQSTGSEGAEMVTVGAVLRAHGLRGEVLVDADSENPDRFRKGSRLLAEVGGQVRRLEVASSRPHRGMQLVRFADVTDRDGAEALRGALLEVPEDQVPAAEDGTFYYFQLVGCRVVDRRLGELGEVAAVVEDGGGVLLDVAARDGGSVLVPFAGALLPEIDIGAGLIKSDLPEGLIEVCGSTS